Proteins found in one Aspergillus chevalieri M1 DNA, chromosome 2, nearly complete sequence genomic segment:
- a CDS encoding uncharacterized protein (COG:P;~EggNog:ENOG410PHB8;~InterPro:IPR018028,IPR011614,IPR010582,IPR037060, IPR020835;~PFAM:PF06628,PF00199;~go_function: GO:0004096 - catalase activity [Evidence IEA];~go_function: GO:0020037 - heme binding [Evidence IEA];~go_process: GO:0006979 - response to oxidative stress [Evidence IEA];~go_process: GO:0055114 - oxidation-reduction process [Evidence IEA]) encodes MHLFSDRGTPASLRHMNAYSGHTYKFIKEDGSFKYIKVHIKTQQGIKNFTCEEAKKMAGENPDFLLQDLFDAIESGNYPVWNVYVQVMDPKDAENYKWNIFDMTKVWPHQDYPLRQIGRLTMNRNPQNYFTDIEQAAFSPSNMVPGFAPSADPMLQARMFAYPDAARYRLGTNYQMLPTNAPHAPVYCPFQRDGFMNFSSNYGDDPNYVGSSLRPTKFATSSATQTKPVASTITEHEKWVGEVCSFTSTIDDADFEQAAGLWKVLGRDPGHQDRFIKNAASTVEGVGSKELRSKVYALFGRVDPKLGARLEAVTEANIKSS; translated from the exons ATGCACCTGTTCAGTGACAGGGGAACCCCTGCGTCGCTCCGGCATATGAATGCCTATAGTGGGCATACATACAAGTTTATTAAAGAG GATGGCTCGTTCAAGTACATCAAGGTTCATATCAAAACCCAGCAGGGTATCAAGAACTTCACCTGCGAGGAAGCTAAGAAGATGGCCGGAGAGAATCCGGATTTTCTCCTGCAAGACTTGTTTGATGCAATCGAAAGCGGGAATTATCCTGTTTGGAATGTCTATGTTCAAGTCATGGATCCCAAGGATGCTGAAAATTACAAGTGGAATATCTTTGATATGACCAAAGTCTGGCCTCACCAGGACTATCCACTCCGACAGATTGGCAGACTGACCATGAACCGCAAT CCCCAAAATTACTTCACAGATATCGAACAGGCCGCGTTCTCGCCGTCGAACATGGTCCCAGGTTTTGCACCTTCTGCCGATCCAA TGCTCCAAGCTCGCATGTTCGCTTATCCAGACGCTGCCCGCTACCGACTTGGTACAAACTATCAGATGCTTCCCACCAACGCGCCCCATGCTCCGGTATACTGCCCCTTCCAGCGAGATGGGTTTATGAACTTCTCATCCAACTACGGCGATGACCCCAACTATGTTGGCTCATCGCTCCGACCTACAAAGTTTGCTACGAGCTCGGCGACCCAAACAAAGCCCGTTGCTAGTACTATAACCGAACATGAGAAGTGGGTCGGGGAAGTTTGCAGCTTTACCAGCACCATTGATGATGCGGATTTTGAGCAAGCTGCTGGGTTGTGGAAGGTCCTTGGCCGGGACCCAGGTCATCAGGATAGATTTATCAAAAACGCGGCTTCGACGGTTGAGGGTGTGGGAAGCAAAGAACTCCGTTCTAAGGTTTACG CCTTATTCGGACGCGTCGATCCGAAACTGGGTGCTCGTCTTGAAGCTGTGACTGAAGCAAATATCAAGAGCTCATGA
- a CDS encoding GMC family oxidoreductase (CAZy:AA3;~COG:E;~EggNog:ENOG410PFN0;~InterPro:IPR012132,IPR036188,IPR000172,IPR007867;~PFAM:PF05199,PF00732;~go_function: GO:0016614 - oxidoreductase activity, acting on CH-OH group of donors [Evidence IEA];~go_function: GO:0050660 - flavin adenine dinucleotide binding [Evidence IEA];~go_process: GO:0055114 - oxidation-reduction process [Evidence IEA]), with translation MVKNGSYYDFVVVGGGTAGNTVAGRLAENPNVTVLIVEAGVGNPLEVEEITTPSSAMDLRNSKHDWAYKTTMVKRDDYERIEKPNTRGKALGGSSSLNYFTWVPGCKPTFDMWEEYGGKEWTWDPLVPYLRRSATYHDDRGLYETDLSKIGAGGPIHISHAELLDEMEPFRDAVTKAWTSRGHPLTENIYDGEMIGLTHCCDSIYKGVRSGSFLFVQDKPNITILPQVHSKKLIIDEADRVCKGVTVTDPSGNELKFYASREVILSQGVFETPKLLMLSGVGPSRELAKHGIDTVIDSRHVGQHLIDHPGVPFVLRVKDGYGMDDHLLRKGPQNDATIQAYKKNRTGPAASGLLELVGFPRIDDYLEKDEEYRKAKAANGGKDPFSPYGQPHFELDFVCMFGSAFQWHYPVPKQGNYLTVVVDLVRPISEPGEVTLNSADPLVQPNINLNFFANDLDIIAMREGIRFSYDVLTKGDGFKDLVVDEYPWEMPLDSDEEMKRAVLDRCQTAFHPCGTARLSKNIEQGVVDPKLKVHGIKNLRIADASVVPVIPDCRIQNSIYMIGEKCADLLKADHKDLFK, from the coding sequence ATGGTTAAGAACGGCTCTTACTACGATTTTGTGGTCGTCGGCGGCGGTACGGCAGGTAACACCGTCGCCGGTCGTCTGGCAGAGAACCCCAATGTTACCGTCCTTATCGTAGAAGCGGGCGTTGGAAATCCTCTGGAAGTCGAGGAAATTACTACGCCTTCTTCCGCCATGGACCTTCGAAACAGCAAGCACGATTGGGCGTACAAAACTACAATGGTCAAGCGCGATGATTACGAGCGGATCGAAAAGCCCAACACCCGTGGCAAAGCGCTCGGTGGCAGTTCGTCCCTGAATTATTTTACCTGGGTCCCCGGCTGCAAGCCGACCTTCGATATGTGGGAGGAATATGGCGGCAAGGAATGGACCTGGGATCCCCTTGTCCCCTACCTCCGGAGAAGCGCAACCTACCATGACGACCGTGGTCTTTACGAGACCGACTTGTCCAAGATTGGAGCAGGCGGCCCTATTCACATCTCCCATGCTGAGCTTCTTGACGAGATGGAGCCCTTCCGTGACGCTGTCACCAAGGCTTGGACCTCCCGTGGCCACCCTCTTACCGAAAACATCTACGACGGTGAAATGATCGGTCTCACCCACTGCTGCGACAGTATCTACAAGGGCGTGCGGTCTGGAAGTTTCCTCTTCGTGCAGGACAAACCTAATATCACCATCCTTCCTCAGGTTCACTCGAAGAAGCTGATTATCGACGAGGCAGACCGCGTCTGCAAGGGTGTGACTGTCACCGACCCTTCGGGCAACGAGCTCAAATTCTATGCCAGCCGTGAGGTCATCCTGTCCCAAGGTGTCTTTGAGACCCCGAAACTGCTCATGCTGAGTGGCGTTGGTCCCTCTCGCGAGCTGGCAAAGCATGGCATTGACACGGTCATTGACTCGCGCCACGTTGGTCAGCATCTCATTGACCACCCCGGTGTGCCCTTCGTGCTTCGTGTTAAAGATGGCTATGGCATGGATGACCACCTGCTGCGCAAAGGCCCTCAGAACGATGCCACAATTCAGGCCTACAAGAAAAACCGCACGGGCCCTGCTGCCTCTGGACTCCTGGAGCTCGTCGGCTTCCCGCGAATTGATGACTATCTCGAGAAGGACGAGGAGTACCGCAAGGCCAAGGCTGCCAACGGCGGCAAGGACCCATTCTCGCCATACGGACAGCCCCATTTCGAACTTGATTTTGTTTGCATGTTTGGCAGTGCCTTCCAGTGGCACTACCCTGTCCCCAAGCAGGGCAACTACCTCACCGTCGTTGTGGACCTGGTCCGTCCGATCTCTGAGCCTGGAGAAGTGACTTTGAACAGTGCCGATCCTCTAGTCCAGCCAAACATCAACCTCAACTTCTTCGCCAATGACCTCGACATCATCGCCATGCGTGAAGGGATTCGATTCAGCTACGACGTCCTGACCAAGGGTGACGGCTTCAAGGACCTGGTCGTTGACGAATACCCCTGGGAAATGCCGCTCGACTCGGACGAGGAAATGAAGCGCGCGGTCTTGGACCGGTGCCAGACTGCATTCCACCCTTGCGGTACTGCCCGGCTGTCGAAAAACATCGAGCAGGGTGTCGTTGATCCCAAGTTGAAGGTACACGGCATCAAGAACCTTCGCATTGCGGACGCCTCTGTTGTCCCTGTAATTCCAGATTGCCGGATTCAGAACTCGATCTACATGATTGGTGAAAAGTGTGCGGACCTTCTCAAGGCAGACCACAAGGATCTCTTCAAATAA
- a CDS encoding Dyp-type peroxidase (COG:P;~EggNog:ENOG410PUJX;~InterPro:IPR011008,IPR006314;~PFAM:PF04261;~go_function: GO:0004601 - peroxidase activity [Evidence IEA];~go_function: GO:0020037 - heme binding [Evidence IEA];~go_process: GO:0055114 - oxidation-reduction process [Evidence IEA]), with protein sequence MGDRPNIQPQRVDAPLTQFATFLVLSVNDNPDAIKTVRSTIAGIEDLTKNITIRDLNSFFTCTVGIGSNIWDKLTGLPRPAELRPFQEVKGKVHTAISTPGDILFHIRGERRDLCFEFERQLMDRLGDAVSVVDETVGFRYFDIRDLLGFVDGTANPVGPAVPEAVLVNQEDASGVGGSYVVVQKYVHDLTAWKSLKTEQQEAIIGRTKADNIELDDADSGQQSHKTLTTIEDESGEHEILRDNMPFGSPGSGEFGTYFIGYTARLWVIERMMQRMFVGNPPGLHDRILDFSRPLTGTTFFAPSASVLASLEDD encoded by the coding sequence ATGGGTGACCGCCCCAACATCCAACCGCAGAGGGTAGACGCGCCGCTCACGCAATTCGCAACCTTCCTCGTTCTGTCCGTAAACGACAACCCAGATGCCATAAAAACCGTCCGCTCGACCATCGCCGGTATCGAAGACCTCACCAAGAACATCACGATCCGCGACCTCAATTCGTTCTTCACATGTACCGTTGGCATTGGGAGCAACATCTGGGATAAATTGACTGGCCTTCCGCGACCGGCGGAGCTGCGTCCTTTCCAGGAGGTCAAGGGTAAGGTCCACACAGCCATCTCGACACCAGGAGATATCCTGTTTCATATTCGTGGGGAACGCCGGGATTTGTGTTTCGAGTTCGAGCGGCAGTTGATGGACCGCTTGGGCGACGCGGTCTCGGTTGTTGACGAGACAGTGGGCTTTCGCTACTTTGACATTCGTGATTTACTGGGATTCGTTGATGGCACGGCAAATCCTGTTGGtcctgctgttcctgaagcGGTCCTAGTCAACCAGGAAGATGCATCTGGTGTCGGAGGCAGCTACGTTGTTGTACAGAAATACGTCCATGACCTGACGGCGTGGAAATCTCTCAAAACAGAGCAACAAGAGGCGATCATCGGACGAACAAAAGCGGATAATATTGAGTTGGATGACGCTGATTCGGGACAGCAATCGCACAAGACGCTGACCACTATCGAAGATGAAAGCGGCGAGCACGAAATCCTTCGAGATAATATGCCATTCGGGTCTCCGGGGTCGGGCGAGTTTGGAACATACTTCATCGGATATACGGCACGATTATGGGTCATTGAACGGATGATGCAGCGCATGTTTGTGGGGAATCCTCCTGGGTTGCATGATCGTATACTCGATTTCTCCAGGCCGTTGACGGGGACAACGTTCTTCGCCCCATCTGCCAGTGTGCTGGCTAGCTTAGAGGATGACTGA
- a CDS encoding uncharacterized protein (COG:S;~EggNog:ENOG410PX56;~InterPro:IPR021858): MAGSPSAENEGSRFTFVLDGHHAGTRNHAMRAHWTERQKARQEKRRQQTTRRVLPILAAKDGPVSSTPPGSQDTDAVPATVQESPTTEQAASIDTPGVSAQLLTGLNHALAATRLDPFDVFPIRLTSQHHKLIHHWLSTHATMMFENMPASNFNPMRDVWFPLDLSNPASFNAIMAHSAAHLAHYYGGMTPTRGTNSSEALKFKAGAIQILNHWLSDPEKALSNDAFAAVVRLLTFERYWGTEEEWKIHRNGLQGMIHARGGLHQLHSDWRLELVVGLVSFMSKPSWFESTNDLSEISEHSIRRSILGSSIDLHKMRCLWLISFIQDMRNLMGMSSQLYMGGLSVYPSLYDAVLFIRNDFLIEGEAYKTECHESDYDRLTCLFAITIMVQESISLAYAAQSNELATLDMSLQTYRHVWEGSIHSLRSFIRNHFLNSYPNGELKIDYVMQMTDIVSHLSLEAHQGIEKCLLNMLCRTWDGRLPFFVDDGGTPDSLLSTVHGY, from the exons ATGGCAGGATCGCCCTCTGCTGAAAATGAAGGTTCTCGGTTCACCTTTGTCCTTGACGGGCATCACGCTGGGACACGGAACCATGCCATGCGTGCCCACTGGACTGAGCGTCAGAAAGCCAGGCAGGAGAAAAGACGACAACAGACTACCCGGAGAGTGCTCCCAATTCTTGCGGCAAAGGATGGACCTGTGAGCTCAACGCCACCTGGATCGCAAGATACAGATGCAGTCCCTGCCACTGTGCAAGAAAGTCCAACAACGGAACAAGCCGCCAGCATAGACACACCAGGGGTCTCTGCTCAGCTTCTTACCGGACTCAATCATGCATTAGCGGCTACACGATTAGATCCCTTTGACGTGTTTCCAATTAGACTTACAAGTCAACACCATAAGCTAATCCATCACT GGTTGAGCACACATGCTACTATGATGTTTGAAAATATGCCAGCATCCAATTTTAATCCCATGAGGGACGTCTGGTTTCCCCTCGATCTCTCGAATCCTGCATCGTTCAACGCTATCATGGCACATTCTGCAGCACATTTGGCTCATTACTACGGCGGAATGACCCCGACTCGGGGAACAAATTCCTCCGAAGCCTTGAAATTCAAGGCAGGCGCCATTCAAATTCTGAACCACTGGCTCAGTGATCCCGAAAAGGCCTTAAGCAATGATGCATTCGCAGCTGTTGTCCGGCTCTTGACGTTTGAA AGGTACTGGGGCacagaagaagaatggaaaattCATCGGAATGGCCTCCAGGGGATGATTCATGCCAGAGGGGGCCTCCATCAATTACATAGCGACTGGAGACTAGAGCTGGTCGTTGGTCT TGTTTCCTTCATGTCCAAACCGTCATGGTTTGAGTCTACGAATGATCTTTCTGAAATTTCAGAACATAGCATTAGAAGGAGCATACTAGGGAGCTCCATTGACCTGCACAAAATGCGCTGTCTATGGCTGATATCATTCATCCAGGATATGCGCAATCTGATGGGCATGTCATCACAATTGTACATGGGAGGACTGTCTGTCTATCCCTCGCTATACGATGCAGTCCTTTTTATTCGGAATGACTTTCTGATTGAGGGTGAAGCATACAAAACCGAATGCCACGAATCTGACTATGACAGACTAACATGTCTGTTCGCTATTACTATCATGGTGCAGGAATCCATCTCTTTGGCCTACGCTGCTCAGAGCAATGAACTGGCAACTCTGGACATGTCGCTCCAGACATATCGACATGTCTGGGAGGGCTCAATTCATTCATTGAGATCATTTATTCGCAATCACTTTTTGAATTCTTATCCAAACGGTGAGCTGAAGATTGACTATGTCATGCAAATGACGGACATTGTCAGTCACCTCAGTCTGGAGGCACATCAAGGAATTGAGAAATGTCTCCTTAATATGCTGTGTCGAACATGGGACGGGAGACTGCCTTTTTTTGTGGATGACGGAGGGACTCCAGATTCACTGCTGTCCACTGTGCATGGATACTGA
- a CDS encoding putative spindle-pole body protein (Pcp1) (COG:S;~EggNog:ENOG410PKZY;~InterPro:IPR012943,IPR019528;~PFAM:PF07989,PF10495;~go_component: GO:0005815 - microtubule organizing center [Evidence IEA]), producing the protein MAYPYIDTPRTEVDGNATYLTNGYRSAGKTNLSALDSVENSFQTPSKDEDVLKVLDAGRRRSSGAFKLSTPRAGTGPKSNKSALSDRRNLPSAAPAKGEFTPMMRSATKNNYLKNMSATRGAGGPKTPAYLRASYRSNINTPGLPPLEMTGIDEEEEMDDPTPLPQVASSSPQSTPLPFLSGRDGGALNDGQNMTLKEQENIIDKLDKDNFGLKLKIHYLQEQLEKAGPSYNQAALRENTELKVSRMTMQRDISRYKKGLQQAERDLETYRLQFQELREKYKKKSMDDTIQRDMDLMREEIETRDAQLRDLREELRTVKDDQSQDMDKLRDEIEDLEASLREKDRIIDERDEELEELRDKDSREHNAVSELESELQRAREQMEELQDTLDNARSEAREAKEAESRALGERERAQKDLNELHEEMANKSISTKGFNRQLEEKANRLEDELQELRQENDALRGEVEQKSQNEAHLEDQLERIQHDMKSDKLDLRQELEQTRRELDLVQQEHEKTTAHLQDALDDLQRHSDERELLQTRHRALTDESGGLQRELAQAQSKIRELQQAVENEKQRAVDSGHDARTQYEDDIEKLQEEIESLQHEIEDKEGHFALEQEQWESTKRTLQLQKDRAEDQAAAFKRTVERLEQMEHSLSGKEGKLQEIIDSEKSRHQTAEAVLNRQLKELNDELTSKRQTIDGQRSDLLSAREELRASKREETTLKDKVQALEDEVVVLQSSLQEEQEFARGRLQKGSSDQEGQVQKLIAEKQRLRDQLANAHVELHDLRTALSELETERNDLQNQLDQAQNPADDTTRFDREKHELRKGNLRVENELRRLKDDKAALLEAKETLEKQLNAEIERATAEENHMSAEIDRLQDKLRLPSGGTDRELSLAKSKVQRLERRVHELEGLLEQQPPLLENEHSATNADLSVLRHSLDEARKRERTLIQREADQKSSVRTCKSRIAELERELHDALMKKYDTNSPQSSPSDKLHLELRTLRRQLSDAHKSLKEAKIKNRDLERAAMREEDQRDIHELLKSSTLEVEALELKLSERDAKFNELKTQVRRIREERAFCVKKAEAATSQVEILQSRYNQAMEKLSTKGDSSKTRHDKEILGLGKEIMWLRARLKREEKFRRDLAWSKGLMELGERVRVACNDADLRMIAEMGVKPRDRTQIRSPRQKLKTAVSTVRAAMRMQRMGRDWKMTKKLGEGLKRAKNEVLKRRDSSYKSITE; encoded by the exons ATGGCTTACCCATACATCGATACTCCGCGCACCGAAGTCGACGGCAACGCGACTTACCTCACGAACGGCTATCGCAGCGCCGGGAAAACGAACCTTTCTGCATTAGACTCGGTCGAGAACTCATTTCAGACGCCCTCGAAAGATGAAGATGTCCTTAAAGTCCTCGATGCCGGGCGACGACGGAGTTCCGGAGCTTTCAAACTCAGCACGCCGCGTGCTGGCACCGGGCCGAAATCGAACAAAAGCGCGCTGAGCGACCGACGAAACCTTCCTTCAGCAGCACCAGCGAAAGGTGAATTCACACCGATGATGAGAAGCGCTACGAAAAACAACTATCTTAAGAATATGTCTGCGACGCGAGGGGCAGGAGGTCCCAAAACACCAGCCTACCTCAGAGCGAGTTATCGAAGCAACATCAACACGCCAGGGCTACCGCCTCTCGAAATGACTGGCattgatgaagaagaggaaatggaCGATCCCACACCACTCCCTCAAGTCGCGAGCAGCAGTCCACAAAGTACACCACTACCGTTTTTATCAGGGAGAGATGGAGGCGCTCTTAACGATGGGCAGAATATGACACTgaaggagcaggagaat ATTATTGACAAGCTTGATAAGGACAACTTCGGTCTGAAGTTAAAGATTCACTACCTACAAGAGCAACTCGAAAAAGCCGGTCCATCGTACAACCAAGCAGCGCTCCGTGAGAATACCGAACTGAAAGTGTCGAGAATGACGATGCAGCGAGACATATCACGATACAAGAAGGGTCTTCAGCAAGCGGAACGCGACTTGGAAACGTACCGCTTGCAATTCCAAGAGCTTAGGGAGAAATataagaagaagagcatGGATGACACCATTCAGCGCGATATGGACCTGATGCGAGAGGAAATCGAGACAAGGGACGCTCAACTCAGAGATCTCCGAGAAGAGCTCCGGACCGTAAAGGACGACCAGTCGCAAGATATGGACAAACTTCGTGATGAAATCGAGGACCTTGAAGCGTCGTTGAGAGAAAAGGATCGCATTATCGATGAGCGTGATGAAGAACTCGAGGAACTGAGAGACAAGGACAGCAGGGAACATAATGCCGTTTCTGAACTCGAATCTGAACTCCAACGCGCCAGAGAACAGATGGAAGAACTCCAAGATACCCTCGATAATGCAAGGTCGGAAGCAAGAGAAGCGAAGGAAGCCGAAAGCCGTGCATTAGGGGAGCGAGAACGAGCTCAGAAAGACCTCAATGAACTCCACGAAGAGATGGCGAACAAATCAATCAGTACAAAGGGCTTCAATCGTCAGCTGGAAGAGAAAGCGAACAGACTGGAAGACGAGCTCCAGGAATTACGGCAAGAGAATGATGCTTTGAGGGGAGAAGTCGAGCAAAAATCCCAGAACGAAGCTCATCTAGAAGACCAACTCGAGAGGATCCAGCACGATATGAAGTCTGACAAACTGGACCTGCGGCAAGAGCTCGAACAAACACGGCGCGAATTGGACTTGGTTCAGCAAGAGCATGAAAAGACGACTGCGCACTTACAAGACGCCCTCGATGACTTACAACGCCATAGCGATGAGAGAGAGCTGTTGCAAACTCGGCATCGTGCGTTAACGGATGAGTCCGGTGGTTTGCAACGCGAACTCGCTCAAGCACAATCCAAGATCCGAGAACTTCAGCAAGCGGTAGAGAACGAGAAACAACGCGCTGTTGATAGTGGACATGATGCCAGAACGCAATACGAAGACGATATCGAAAAGCTACAGGAAGAAATCGAATCACTACAACACGAAATCGAGGATAAGGAAGGCCACTTTGCACTCGAGCAGGAACAGTGGGAAAGCACCAAGCGAACCCTGCAACTACAGAAAGACAGGGCAGAGGACCAAGCGGCTGCCTTCAAGCGCACCGTCGAGAGATTGGAGCAAATGGAACATTCGCTCTCCGGAAAAGAAGGCAAACTGCAGGAAATCATCGATAGTGAGAAATCTCGTCATCAGACTGCGGAAGCCGTTCTCAATCGTCAACTCAAGGAGCTGAATGATGAGCTCACGTCCAAGAGACAAACCATTGACGGCCAGCGAAGTGACCTTCTTTCAGCGAGGGAAGAATTACGGGCTAGCAAGCGCGAGGAGACGACCTTGAAGGACAAGGTACAGGCTTTGGAAGATGAGGTTGTTGTCTTGCAATCCAGCTTGCAAGAGGAGCAAGAGTTCGCCCGTGGGCGGCTGCAGAAGGGATCCTCGGACCAAGAAGGTCAGGTGCAAAAATTGATCGCCGAAAAACAAAGACTCCGCGATCAATTGGCCAACGCCCATGTTGAGTTACATGATCTGCGGACTGCCTTGTCTGAACTCGAGACGGAGCGCAACGACCTTCAAAATCAATTGGATCAAGCCCAGAACCCAGCTGACGACACCACACGATTTGATCGAGAGAAGCACGAACTCCGGAAGGGCAATTTGCGTGTCGAGAACGAGCTGAGGCGACTGAAAGATGACAAGGCGGCGCTTCTcgaagcaaaagaaacaCTCGAGAAGCAGCTCAATGCTGAGATCGAGCGTGCTACCGCTGAAGAAAACCACATGTCAGCAGAAATTGACCGACTTCAAGACAAACTGCGATTACCCTCTGGCGGAACAGACCGAGAGCTCAGTTTGGCGAAGAGCAAAGTGCAGCGTCTTGAGAGACGCGTGCATGAGCTTGAGGGTCTCCTCGAACAGCAGCCACCGCTGTTGGAGAATGAGCATTCTGCTACGAATGCGGATCTTTCCGTGCTTCGCCATAGCTTGGATGAAGCTCGTAAACGTGAAAGGACTCTCATTCAGCGCGAGGCTGACCAGAAATCCTCTGTCCGTACCTGCAAGTCACGGATTGCAGAGCTCGAAAGAGAGCTACATGATGCACTAATGAAGAAATATGACACGAACTCCCCGCAATCATCTCCGTCCGACAAGTTACACCTAGAGCTACGCACCCTCCGACGACAACTATCCGATGCCCACAAGTCGCTCAAGGAAGCAAAGATAAAGAACCGTGACCTCGAGCGCGCCGCAATGAGAGAAGAGGACCAGCGGGACATCCACGAGCTCCTCAAATCCTCCACGCTGGAGGTAGAAGCCTTGGAACTCAAGCTCTCTGAACGAGACGCCAAGTTCAACGAATTGAAGACCCAGGTCCGCCGGATTCGCGAGGAACGCGCTTTCTGTGTGAAGAAGGCAGAAGCAGCCACCAGTCAAGTAGAGATTCTCCAGAGCCGCTACAACCAGGCCATGGAGAAGTTGTCGACCAAGGGCGACAGCAGCAAGACTCGTCACGACAAGGAGATCCTGGGATTAGGGAAGGAAATCATGTGGCTAAGGGCACGGTTGAAGCGTGAGGAGAAGTTCCGTCGTGACCTTGCCTGGAGTAAGGGCCTGATGGAACTCGGAGAGCGTGTTCGTGTTGCATG CAACGATGCCGACCTTCGCATGATCGCCGAGATGGGCGTTAAGCCTCGTGACCGCACTCAGATCCGCAGCCCACGCCAAAAGTTAAAGACCGCCGTTTCCACCGTCAGGGCCGCCATGCGCATGCAACGAATGGGCCGGGATTGGAAGATGACCAAGAAACTAGGCGAGGGTCTGAAACGTGCGAAGAACGAGGTGCTAAAGAGAAGGGACAGCTCGTATAAGTCGATAACGGAGTAA